A portion of the Pithys albifrons albifrons isolate INPA30051 chromosome 1, PitAlb_v1, whole genome shotgun sequence genome contains these proteins:
- the INPPL1 gene encoding phosphatidylinositol 3,4,5-trisphosphate 5-phosphatase 2 isoform X3, translated as MAGAGGAGGAGGAAPGPPWYHRDLSRAAAEEQLARAGRDGSFLVRDSESVAGAYALCLLFQKHVHTYRILPDEEDFLAVQPNQGLVCTLLFPVEREKEKETVEDRDYSDGEDEKPPLPPRSGSTSFSSTSAGLSPTGLGPAVPEGPAESTNGLSSISHEYLKGSYTLDLEAVKGGANSLPHLNKTLVTSCKRLHSEVDKVLAGLEILSKVFDQQSSPMVSKILQQTAGQSGEQELESLVLKLSVLKDFLSSIEKKQALKALQEMSSATPAALLQPLSRKAKSIPVQTFEVKLDITLGDLTKIGKSQKYTLSVDVEGGKLVVLKKQKDSQEDWNTFTHDKIRQLIKSQRVQNKLGIVFEKEKDKTQRKDFVFVSARKREAFCQLLQLMKNKHSHQDEPDMISIFIGTWNMGSVPPPKSITSWFTSKGLGKTLDEVTMAIPHDIYVFGTQENSLGDKEWVDFLRTVLKDFTEVEYRPVAMQSLWNIKVVVLVKPEHENRISHVSTSSVKTGIANTLGNKGAVGISFMFNGTSFGFVNCHLTSGNEKTARRNQNYLDILRLLSLGDKQLSSFDISLRFTHLFWFGDLNYRLDMDIQEILNYISRKELEPLLKVDQLNLEKEKHKVFLRFGEEEITFPPTYRYERGSRDTYVWHKQKPTGVRTNVPSWCDRILWKSYPETHVNCNAYGCTDDIVTSDHSPVFGSFEVGVTSQFVSKKGLSKSSEQAYIEFESIEAIVKTSSRTKFFIEFYSTCLEEFKKSFENDSQSSDNINFLKVQWSSRQLPTLKPILSEIEYLQDQHLLLTVKSVDGYESYGECVIALKSMIGSTAQQFLTYLSHRGEETGNIRGSMKVRVPTERLGTRERLYEWISIDKDETTAGKGKVPMGARATQDYAKSVGRKPTGAEPPTAIPAKLLEEPEKGNTAAAPRPPAPHRGTPRDEATPSRSKAEVVPELLGGPLKNSFNNPAYYVLEGVPHQLLAPGDPGKPPKGKVQLAVPERRRHPSACHGDESDEEEDLGTLNLPPPDFPPPPLPRELELTPNPFFGTPKELPVPAGREDPKSHPAAFGEAPLPKLHSRPPPAAGAGFVMEGAGGTPISGGLPAVGGLPTTGGLPGAGGLPSAGGLPGAGGLPGAGGLPGGLLDDRSCSVLQMAKTLSEVDYGGGKGKMALPPPLLAKGGLPPRCLPPDYGRPLAFPPHSIQESIQEDLAEEVLGRGVGAVPGVGEWLRALGLERYEEGLVRNGWDDLEFLSDITEEDLEEAGVLEPNHKRVLLESLQLRK; from the exons ATggcgggcgcggggggcgcggggggcgcggggggcgcggcCCCGGGACCCCCCTGGTACCACCGGGACCTGAGCCGGGCGGCGGCCGAGGAGCAGCTGGCGCGGGCCGGGCGGGACGGCAGCTTCCTGGTGCGGGACAGCGAGAGCGTGGCGGGGGCCTACGCGCTCTGCCTGCT GTTCCAGAAGCACGTCCACACCTACCGCATCCTGCCGGACGAGGAGGATTTTCTGGCCGTGCAG CCCAACCAGGGGCTGGTCTGcaccctgctcttccctgtcgagagggagaaggagaaggagactGTGGAGGACAGGGACTACTCGG ATGGAGAGGATGAGAAGCCGCCACTGCCACCACGCTCTGGCTCCACCAGCTTCTCCAGTACCTCGGCGGGGCTCAGTCCCACTGGCCTGGGACCAGCCGTGCCAGAGGGGCCGGCAGAGAG CACTAATGGGCTCAGCAGCATCTCCCATGAGTACCTGAAGGGCAGCTACACCCTGGACCTGGAGGCAGTGAAAGGGGGGGCCAACAGCCTCCCCCACCTCAACAAGACCCTTGTCACCTCCTGCAAACGGCTACAcag TGAGGTGGACaaggtgctggcagggctggagatcCTCTCCAAGGTGTTTGACCAGCAGAGCTCCCCCATGGTTTCCAAGATCCTGCAGCAG acagcagggcagagcggggagcaggagctggagagccTGGTGCTGAAGCTGTCTGTGCTGAAAGATTTCCTGTCCTCCATCGAGAAGAAG CAGGCTCTGAAGGCCCTGCAGGAGATGAGCTCAGCCacccctgctgccctgctccagcccctctcccgCAAGGCCAAGAGCATCCCGGTGCAGACCTTTGAG GTGAAGCTGGATATTACCCTCGGGGACCTGACCAAGATCGGGAAGTCGCAGAAGTACACACTGAGTGTGGACGTGGAGGGGGGGAAGCTGGTGGTGCTGAAGAAGCAGAAGGACTCCCAGGAGGACTGGAACACCTTCACCCATGACAAGA TTCGGCAGCTGATCAAGTCGCAGCGGGTGCAGAACAAACTGGGCATCgtttttgagaaggaaaaggataaaaCACAACGGAAAGACTTTGTTTTCGTCAGTGCCCGG AAGCGTGAGGctttctgccagctcctgcagctgatGAAGAACAAGCATTCCCACCAGGATGAGCCTGACATGATCTCTAtcttcattggcacctggaaTATGG GCAGCGTCCCCCCTCCCAAGAGCATCACCTCATGGTTCACCTCCAAGGGGTTGGGCAAGACCCTGGATGAGGTGACAATGGCTATCCCTCATGACATCTACGTCTTCGGCACCCAGGAGAATTCTCTGGGAGACAAGGAGTGGGTGGACTTCCTGCGCACTGTCCTCAAGGACTTCACGGAGGTCGAGTACCGCCCG GTGGCCATGCAGTCCCTGTGGAATATCAAGGTGGTGGTGCTAGTGAAGCCGGAGCACGAGAACCGCATCAGCCACGTGAGCACCTCAAGCGTCAAGACAGGGATCGCCAACACCCTGG gGAATAAGGGCGCTGTGGGCATCTCCTTCATGTTCAACGGCACCTCCTTTGGCTTTGTCAACTGCCACCTCACCTCTGGCAATGAGAAGACGGCACG GAGGAACCAGAATTACCTGGACATCCTGCGCCTGCTCTCACTGGGGGACAAGCAACTGAGCTCCTTTGACATCTCTCTTCGCTTCACCCACCTCTTCTGGTTTGGGGACCTCAATTACCGCCTGGACATGGACATCCAG GAGATTCTCAACTACATCAGCCGCAAAGAGCTGGAGCCTCTGCTGAAGGTGGATCAGCTCAAcctggagaaggagaagcaCAAGGTGTTCCTGCGCTTTG GTGAGGAGGAGATCACCTTCCCCCCCACCTACCGCTACGAACGGGGCTCCCGGGACACCTATGTCTGGCACAAGCAGAAACCCACAGGG GTGCGTACCAACGTGCCATCATGGTGCGACCGCATCCTCTGGAAATCCTACCCTGAGACTCATGTCAACTGCAATGCGTATG GATGCACAGATGACATCGTCACCAGTGACCACTCACCTGTCTTTGGCTCCTTTGAGGTGGGAGTGACATCGCAGTTCGTCTCCAAAAAAG GGCTCTCCAAGTCCTCGGAGCAGGCGTACATTGAGTTTGAGAGCATCGAGGCCATCGTGAAGACATCCAGTCGCACTAAGTTCTTCATTGAGTTCTATTCTACCTGCCTGGAAG AGTTCAAAAAGAGCTTCGAGAATGACAGCCAGAGCAGTGACAACATCAACTTCCTCAAAGTGCAGTGGTCGTCGCGGCAGCTGCCGACG CTAAAGCCCATCCTCTCTGAGATTGAGTACCTGCAGGACCAGCACCTGCTGCTTACCGTCAAATCCGTTGATGGCTATGAGTCATATG GGGAGTGTGTCATCGCCCTGAAGTCAATGATTGGCAGCACAGCGCAGCAGTTCCTCACCTACCTGTCCCACCGTGGCGAGGAGACTGGCAACATCCGTGGCTCCATGAAGGTCCGGGTGCCCACTGAGCGCCTGGGCACCCGTGAGAGGCTCTATG AGTGGATCAGCATTGACAAGGATGAGACGACAGCTGGCAAAGGGAAGGTGCCGATGGGTGCCAGGGCCACCCAGGACTATGCCAA gtcTGTGGGGCGGAAGCCCACTGGTGCTGAGCCCCCCACTGCCATCCCGGCGAAGCTCCTGGAGGAGCCTGAGAAGGGCAACACTGCAGCAGCCCCCCGGCCCCCTGCCCCACACCGTGGCACCCCCAGGGATGAGGCCACCCCGAGCCG GTCCAAGGCGGAGGTGGTGCCAGAGCTCTTGGGGGGTCCCCTGAAGAACAGCTTCAACAATCCAGCATACTACGTTCTGGAAGGGGTCCCTCACCAGCTGCTGGCACCAGGGGACCCTGGCAAGCCCCCCAAGGGCAAGGTGCAGCTGGCGGTGCCGGAACGCCGCCGGCACCCATCAGCATGCCATGGTGATGAGAGTGACGAGGAAGAGGATCTTGGCACCCTCAACCTGCCACCGCCAGATTTCCCCCCGCCGCCACTACCACGGGAGCTGGAGCTCACTCCAAACCCCTTCTTTGGCACCCCCAAGGAGCTGCCAGTGCCCGCTGGGCGTGAGgaccccaaatcccaccctgcTGCCTTCGGAGAGGCTCCGCTGCCCAAGCTGCATTCCCGGCCACCCCCAGCTGCCGGGGCAGGATTCGTGATGGAGGGTGCTGGTGGGACCCCCATTTCTGGGGGGCTGCCTGCAGTTGGGGGGTTACCCACTACCGGGGGGCTGCCTggtgctggaggcctgcccagtgctggaggcctgcccgGTGCTGGAGGCCTGCCTGGTGCTGGCGGGCTGCCAGGGGGCCTACTGGATGACCGCTCCTGCTCGGTGCTGCAGATGGCCAAGACGCTGAGTGAGGTGGACTatgggggtgggaaggggaagaTGGCCCTGCCCCCACCACTGCTGGCCAAGGGGGGGCTGCCCCCCCGCTGCCTTCCCCCTGACTATGGCCGCCCCCTCGCCTTTCCACCCCACTCCATCCAGGAGAGCATCCAGGAGGACCTGGCTGAGGAG GTGCTGGGCCGTGGTGTCGGTGCTGTGCCCGGTGTGGGCGAGTGGCTGCGGGCGCTCGGGCTGGAGCGGTACGAGGAGGGGCTGGTGCGCAATGGCTGGGATGACCTGGAGTTCCTCAG TGACATCACAGAGGAGGACCTGGAGGAGGCTGGAGTGCTGGAACCCAATCACAAGCGTGTCCTCCTGGAGAGCCTCCAGCTCCGCAAGTAG
- the INPPL1 gene encoding phosphatidylinositol 3,4,5-trisphosphate 5-phosphatase 2 isoform X2, with amino-acid sequence MAGAGGAGGAGGAAPGPPWYHRDLSRAAAEEQLARAGRDGSFLVRDSESVAGAYALCLLFQKHVHTYRILPDEEDFLAVQTSQGVQVRRFKTLSELIALYLQPNQGLVCTLLFPVEREKEKETVEDRDYSDGEDEKPPLPPRSGSTSFSSTSAGLSPTGLGPAVPEGPAESTNGLSSISHEYLKGSYTLDLEAVKGGANSLPHLNKTLVTSCKRLHSEVDKVLAGLEILSKVFDQQSSPMVSKILQQTAGQSGEQELESLVLKLSVLKDFLSSIEKKALKALQEMSSATPAALLQPLSRKAKSIPVQTFEVKLDITLGDLTKIGKSQKYTLSVDVEGGKLVVLKKQKDSQEDWNTFTHDKIRQLIKSQRVQNKLGIVFEKEKDKTQRKDFVFVSARKREAFCQLLQLMKNKHSHQDEPDMISIFIGTWNMGSVPPPKSITSWFTSKGLGKTLDEVTMAIPHDIYVFGTQENSLGDKEWVDFLRTVLKDFTEVEYRPVAMQSLWNIKVVVLVKPEHENRISHVSTSSVKTGIANTLGNKGAVGISFMFNGTSFGFVNCHLTSGNEKTARRNQNYLDILRLLSLGDKQLSSFDISLRFTHLFWFGDLNYRLDMDIQEILNYISRKELEPLLKVDQLNLEKEKHKVFLRFGEEEITFPPTYRYERGSRDTYVWHKQKPTGVRTNVPSWCDRILWKSYPETHVNCNAYGCTDDIVTSDHSPVFGSFEVGVTSQFVSKKGLSKSSEQAYIEFESIEAIVKTSSRTKFFIEFYSTCLEEFKKSFENDSQSSDNINFLKVQWSSRQLPTLKPILSEIEYLQDQHLLLTVKSVDGYESYGECVIALKSMIGSTAQQFLTYLSHRGEETGNIRGSMKVRVPTERLGTRERLYEWISIDKDETTAGKGKVPMGARATQDYAKSVGRKPTGAEPPTAIPAKLLEEPEKGNTAAAPRPPAPHRGTPRDEATPSRSKAEVVPELLGGPLKNSFNNPAYYVLEGVPHQLLAPGDPGKPPKGKVQLAVPERRRHPSACHGDESDEEEDLGTLNLPPPDFPPPPLPRELELTPNPFFGTPKELPVPAGREDPKSHPAAFGEAPLPKLHSRPPPAAGAGFVMEGAGGTPISGGLPAVGGLPTTGGLPGAGGLPSAGGLPGAGGLPGAGGLPGGLLDDRSCSVLQMAKTLSEVDYGGGKGKMALPPPLLAKGGLPPRCLPPDYGRPLAFPPHSIQESIQEDLAEEVLGRGVGAVPGVGEWLRALGLERYEEGLVRNGWDDLEFLSDITEEDLEEAGVLEPNHKRVLLESLQLRK; translated from the exons ATggcgggcgcggggggcgcggggggcgcggggggcgcggcCCCGGGACCCCCCTGGTACCACCGGGACCTGAGCCGGGCGGCGGCCGAGGAGCAGCTGGCGCGGGCCGGGCGGGACGGCAGCTTCCTGGTGCGGGACAGCGAGAGCGTGGCGGGGGCCTACGCGCTCTGCCTGCT GTTCCAGAAGCACGTCCACACCTACCGCATCCTGCCGGACGAGGAGGATTTTCTGGCCGTGCAG ACGTCGCAAGGGGTGCAGGTGCGGCGCTTCAAGACTCTGAGCGAGCTAATTGCCCTGTACCTGCAGCCCAACCAGGGGCTGGTCTGcaccctgctcttccctgtcgagagggagaaggagaaggagactGTGGAGGACAGGGACTACTCGG ATGGAGAGGATGAGAAGCCGCCACTGCCACCACGCTCTGGCTCCACCAGCTTCTCCAGTACCTCGGCGGGGCTCAGTCCCACTGGCCTGGGACCAGCCGTGCCAGAGGGGCCGGCAGAGAG CACTAATGGGCTCAGCAGCATCTCCCATGAGTACCTGAAGGGCAGCTACACCCTGGACCTGGAGGCAGTGAAAGGGGGGGCCAACAGCCTCCCCCACCTCAACAAGACCCTTGTCACCTCCTGCAAACGGCTACAcag TGAGGTGGACaaggtgctggcagggctggagatcCTCTCCAAGGTGTTTGACCAGCAGAGCTCCCCCATGGTTTCCAAGATCCTGCAGCAG acagcagggcagagcggggagcaggagctggagagccTGGTGCTGAAGCTGTCTGTGCTGAAAGATTTCCTGTCCTCCATCGAGAAGAAG GCTCTGAAGGCCCTGCAGGAGATGAGCTCAGCCacccctgctgccctgctccagcccctctcccgCAAGGCCAAGAGCATCCCGGTGCAGACCTTTGAG GTGAAGCTGGATATTACCCTCGGGGACCTGACCAAGATCGGGAAGTCGCAGAAGTACACACTGAGTGTGGACGTGGAGGGGGGGAAGCTGGTGGTGCTGAAGAAGCAGAAGGACTCCCAGGAGGACTGGAACACCTTCACCCATGACAAGA TTCGGCAGCTGATCAAGTCGCAGCGGGTGCAGAACAAACTGGGCATCgtttttgagaaggaaaaggataaaaCACAACGGAAAGACTTTGTTTTCGTCAGTGCCCGG AAGCGTGAGGctttctgccagctcctgcagctgatGAAGAACAAGCATTCCCACCAGGATGAGCCTGACATGATCTCTAtcttcattggcacctggaaTATGG GCAGCGTCCCCCCTCCCAAGAGCATCACCTCATGGTTCACCTCCAAGGGGTTGGGCAAGACCCTGGATGAGGTGACAATGGCTATCCCTCATGACATCTACGTCTTCGGCACCCAGGAGAATTCTCTGGGAGACAAGGAGTGGGTGGACTTCCTGCGCACTGTCCTCAAGGACTTCACGGAGGTCGAGTACCGCCCG GTGGCCATGCAGTCCCTGTGGAATATCAAGGTGGTGGTGCTAGTGAAGCCGGAGCACGAGAACCGCATCAGCCACGTGAGCACCTCAAGCGTCAAGACAGGGATCGCCAACACCCTGG gGAATAAGGGCGCTGTGGGCATCTCCTTCATGTTCAACGGCACCTCCTTTGGCTTTGTCAACTGCCACCTCACCTCTGGCAATGAGAAGACGGCACG GAGGAACCAGAATTACCTGGACATCCTGCGCCTGCTCTCACTGGGGGACAAGCAACTGAGCTCCTTTGACATCTCTCTTCGCTTCACCCACCTCTTCTGGTTTGGGGACCTCAATTACCGCCTGGACATGGACATCCAG GAGATTCTCAACTACATCAGCCGCAAAGAGCTGGAGCCTCTGCTGAAGGTGGATCAGCTCAAcctggagaaggagaagcaCAAGGTGTTCCTGCGCTTTG GTGAGGAGGAGATCACCTTCCCCCCCACCTACCGCTACGAACGGGGCTCCCGGGACACCTATGTCTGGCACAAGCAGAAACCCACAGGG GTGCGTACCAACGTGCCATCATGGTGCGACCGCATCCTCTGGAAATCCTACCCTGAGACTCATGTCAACTGCAATGCGTATG GATGCACAGATGACATCGTCACCAGTGACCACTCACCTGTCTTTGGCTCCTTTGAGGTGGGAGTGACATCGCAGTTCGTCTCCAAAAAAG GGCTCTCCAAGTCCTCGGAGCAGGCGTACATTGAGTTTGAGAGCATCGAGGCCATCGTGAAGACATCCAGTCGCACTAAGTTCTTCATTGAGTTCTATTCTACCTGCCTGGAAG AGTTCAAAAAGAGCTTCGAGAATGACAGCCAGAGCAGTGACAACATCAACTTCCTCAAAGTGCAGTGGTCGTCGCGGCAGCTGCCGACG CTAAAGCCCATCCTCTCTGAGATTGAGTACCTGCAGGACCAGCACCTGCTGCTTACCGTCAAATCCGTTGATGGCTATGAGTCATATG GGGAGTGTGTCATCGCCCTGAAGTCAATGATTGGCAGCACAGCGCAGCAGTTCCTCACCTACCTGTCCCACCGTGGCGAGGAGACTGGCAACATCCGTGGCTCCATGAAGGTCCGGGTGCCCACTGAGCGCCTGGGCACCCGTGAGAGGCTCTATG AGTGGATCAGCATTGACAAGGATGAGACGACAGCTGGCAAAGGGAAGGTGCCGATGGGTGCCAGGGCCACCCAGGACTATGCCAA gtcTGTGGGGCGGAAGCCCACTGGTGCTGAGCCCCCCACTGCCATCCCGGCGAAGCTCCTGGAGGAGCCTGAGAAGGGCAACACTGCAGCAGCCCCCCGGCCCCCTGCCCCACACCGTGGCACCCCCAGGGATGAGGCCACCCCGAGCCG GTCCAAGGCGGAGGTGGTGCCAGAGCTCTTGGGGGGTCCCCTGAAGAACAGCTTCAACAATCCAGCATACTACGTTCTGGAAGGGGTCCCTCACCAGCTGCTGGCACCAGGGGACCCTGGCAAGCCCCCCAAGGGCAAGGTGCAGCTGGCGGTGCCGGAACGCCGCCGGCACCCATCAGCATGCCATGGTGATGAGAGTGACGAGGAAGAGGATCTTGGCACCCTCAACCTGCCACCGCCAGATTTCCCCCCGCCGCCACTACCACGGGAGCTGGAGCTCACTCCAAACCCCTTCTTTGGCACCCCCAAGGAGCTGCCAGTGCCCGCTGGGCGTGAGgaccccaaatcccaccctgcTGCCTTCGGAGAGGCTCCGCTGCCCAAGCTGCATTCCCGGCCACCCCCAGCTGCCGGGGCAGGATTCGTGATGGAGGGTGCTGGTGGGACCCCCATTTCTGGGGGGCTGCCTGCAGTTGGGGGGTTACCCACTACCGGGGGGCTGCCTggtgctggaggcctgcccagtgctggaggcctgcccgGTGCTGGAGGCCTGCCTGGTGCTGGCGGGCTGCCAGGGGGCCTACTGGATGACCGCTCCTGCTCGGTGCTGCAGATGGCCAAGACGCTGAGTGAGGTGGACTatgggggtgggaaggggaagaTGGCCCTGCCCCCACCACTGCTGGCCAAGGGGGGGCTGCCCCCCCGCTGCCTTCCCCCTGACTATGGCCGCCCCCTCGCCTTTCCACCCCACTCCATCCAGGAGAGCATCCAGGAGGACCTGGCTGAGGAG GTGCTGGGCCGTGGTGTCGGTGCTGTGCCCGGTGTGGGCGAGTGGCTGCGGGCGCTCGGGCTGGAGCGGTACGAGGAGGGGCTGGTGCGCAATGGCTGGGATGACCTGGAGTTCCTCAG TGACATCACAGAGGAGGACCTGGAGGAGGCTGGAGTGCTGGAACCCAATCACAAGCGTGTCCTCCTGGAGAGCCTCCAGCTCCGCAAGTAG